One window of the Diospyros lotus cultivar Yz01 chromosome 12, ASM1463336v1, whole genome shotgun sequence genome contains the following:
- the LOC127787619 gene encoding LOB domain-containing protein 17-like: MSRIGFSCGACKYLRRRYIEGCIFAPYFYNEAGNIDFEVIHKVFGSKNPFNLLSHLPVKDRNEAVTTMIYEAQARIQDPTYGCVSEILILQQQDFVDSYANLQHVQNQIPPETNPILELDPSIAGDIDELGPVVFGRHQH; encoded by the exons atgtcaAGAATTGGTTTTTCATGCGGTGCTTGCAAGTACTTGAGAAGAAGATATATCGAAGGGTGCATCTTTGCCCCTTATTTCTACAATGAAGCAGGAAATATTGATTTTGAAGTTATCCACAAAGTTTTTGGTTCCAAAAATCCCTTCAATCTCCTGAGCCATCTTCCGGTAAAAGACCGTAATGAGGCTGTTACTACAATGATATATGAGGCTCAAGCTAGGATTCAAGATCCGACTTACGGCTGTGTATCTGAAATTCTTATCCTCCAACAGCAG GATTTTGTAGACTCTTATGCAAACCTTCAAcatgttcaaaatcaaattccgCCAGAAACCAATCCTATTCTAGAACTGGATCCGAGCATCGCTGGAGATATTGATGAACTTGGACCAGTTGTGTTCGGCAGACATCAGCATTGA